One stretch of Falco naumanni isolate bFalNau1 chromosome 7, bFalNau1.pat, whole genome shotgun sequence DNA includes these proteins:
- the LOC121091806 gene encoding astacin-like metalloendopeptidase: MKDFLLLSHFAFLYNFALSKPVQIARRNSDLASVENYSQNSVVEIVVYEGDILLRRGRRSAINCESCLWPKSQDGLVKVPITISSDFSMTERSWIADALQEISTLTCVQFVNRTTETDYVYVEHGQSCWSYFGKIGGRQAVGLVKNGCMDKGAIQHEMNHALGFIHEQARSDRDKFVKIMWEHIVAGEQGNFGKVNSKNLGLPYDYSSVMHYGAYDFSSSPGKQTIVPVPDPSIPIGQREGLSNLDVAKINKLYKCNRCSSVLLKSKGSFSSVNHPSPYPNNSNCLWLIRIRQSKIFLQFEDFDLQPSSDCSSDYIKIYNGNSKNSPVLLDKYCGKGPLPSLVASGSTMLVEFASDESITATGFRASYNRVNCGDTFTDSNGVITSPNYPNKYPKNRACFWVICSPVGYKISLKMLSFELEDSDRCIYDYLLIHDGSRPTSPAVGPYCGTEKVADFTSTGNFVLVEFHSDIFWELPGFVMSYTFGR; the protein is encoded by the exons CGAGATAGTTGTGTATGAAGGAGACATCCTCTTGAGAAGAGGACGACGCAGTGCAATTAACTGTGAGAGTTGTTTATGGCCCAAGTCACAAGATGGACTAGTCAAGGTTCCAATTACCATCTCTTCTGATTTCT CAATGACAGAGAGGTCTTGGATTGCTGATGCTCTGCAAGAGATCTCCACGCTGACCTGTGTGCAGTTTGTAAATCGCACCACAGAAACGGACTATGTGTATGTTGAACATGGGCAGAG CTGCTGGTCTTACTTTGGAAAAATTGGAGGACGTCAAGCAGTAGGCCTGGTGAAAAATGGCTGCATGGATAAAGGAGCGATTCAGCATGAAATGAACCACGCACTAGGTTTCATCCACGAACAGGCACGCAGTGATCGGGACAAGTTTGTCAAGATTATGTGGGAACACATTGTCGCAG GGGAACAAGGAAACTTTGGAAAAGTGAATTCAAAAAATCTGGGCCTTCCCTATGACTACTCTTCAGTGATGCACTACGGCGC GTATGATTTCTCCAGCAGTCCAGGGAAACAGACTATTGTACCAGTTCCTGACCCCTCTATACCCATTGGACAGAGAGAGGGGCTGAGTAACTTGGATGTAGCTAAAATCAACAAGCTCTACAAGTGCA ATCGCTGTAGTTCTGTGTTGCTTAAATCCAAAGGCTCGTTCTCCTCTGTCAATCACCCATCCCCATACCCAAACAACAGCAACTGCCTGTGGTTGATCCGCATCCGTCAAAGTAAG ATTTTCCTGCAGTTTGAGGATTTTGATCTCCAACCCTCCTCAGACTGTTCTTCTGACTATATAAAAATTTACAATGGAAACAGCAAGAATTCCCCTGTATTGCTGGACAAATACTGTGGGAAGGGGCCGCTGCCCTCCTTAGTGGCATCTGGATCGACAATGCTGGTAGAGTTTGCAAGTGATGAGAGCATTACAGCCACAGGATTCAGAGCCTCCTACAACAGGG TGAATTGTGGAGATACTTTCACAGACTCAAATGGAGTTATCACCTCTCCAAACTACCCCAATAAATACCCCAAAAACCGAGCATGCTTCTGGGTCATCTGTTCTCCAGTAGGATACAAG ATATCTCTCAAAATGTTATCCTTTGAGCTGGAAGACAGTGACAGATGCATCTATGACTACCTGCTTATACATGATGGAAGCCGACCTACATCACCTGCAGTTGGCCCTTATTGTGGGACAGAGAAGGTCGCAGACTTTACTTCCACTGGGAACTTTGTGCTGGTTGAATTTCATAGTGATATATTTTGGGAGTTGCCTGGATTTGTGATGAGTTATACATTTGGTAGGTAG
- the ZFYVE19 gene encoding abscission/NoCut checkpoint regulator, translated as MDRRCYGCASKFSVFKKECGCKNCGRSFCSGCLSFSAVVPRCGNTQQKVCKQCHGKLTGEASQSSSAKWSPPENYKKRVAAFEAKQNQLKKQQKAAGDPLRPVGSRYPGLSKEDRAIAERLERLRQERKPKPIPTQAEIEARLAALKEDCRGPVPSTQEMEDRLAVLQGRDPPSQAPRPVHRPPDTRSLVQQTDDLLTQLSEEVTIDEHYRPRIQPQAVSSQNLNDLNRESEDCVCPANLDPKQLEEEKNKLLAEAAAELREENTRQEKILQVAKRLAALRGEDPEKVTLETYKLPDSDEEVTEEEAIRRVLKQLAEEAALDEASGFNIPPDQTTQPTPSQQNLHKKAKQKSQTPTTTALASTDDSDEDELPWCCICNEDATLRCHGCDGDLYCQRCFREGHDEFDLKDHHTSCYHLPCK; from the exons ATGGACAGGCGCTGCTATGGGTGTGCGTCCAAGTTCTCGGTCTTCAAGAAAGAG TGTGGATGCAAGAACTGCGGCCGGTCGTTCTGCTCGGGCTGCCTTAGCTTCAGTGCTGTCGTTCCCCGCTGTGGAAACACTCAGCAGAAGGTGTGCAAGCAGTGTCACGGAAAGCTAACTGG AGAGGCATCTCAAAGCAGTTCAGCAAAATGGTCGCCACCAGAAAACTACAAAAA GCGCGTAGCAGCTTTTGAGGCTaagcaaaaccagctgaaaaaacaacagaaggcAGCTGGGGACCCCCTACGTCCAGTAGGCTCCAGATACCCAGGGCTCTCAAAAGAGGACAGAGCTATTGCAGAGAGACTGGAGAGGCTCAGGCAGGAAAGGAAGCCAA AACCCATCCCTACTCAGGCTGAGATCGAAGCTAGGCTGGCTGCGCTGAAGGAGGACTGTCGAGGACCTGTTCCATCCACACAGGAAATGGAGGACCGGTTGGCTGTCCTGCAGGGGAGAGATCCTCCTTCCCAGGCTCCCAGACCT GTACACCGACCTCCTGATACCAGAAGTCTGGTCCAGCAGACTGATGACCTGTTAACTCAGCTGTCAGAGGAAGTTACCATTGATGAGCATTACAGACCAAGAATCCAGCCTCAAG CTGTTAGTAGCCAGAATTTGAATGATCTCAATCGGGAAAGTGAAGATTGTGTTTGCCCTGCAAATCTGGACCCAAAACAGCTagaggaagagaagaataaacttctggcagaagctgctgctgagctgcggGAAGAGAACACTAGACAGGAAAAGATCCTACAAGTTGCCAAGAGACTTGCAGCACTCAGAGGCGAGGACCCAGAGAAAG TTACACTGGAAACCTATAAACTCCCTGACAGTGATGAGGAAGTGACTGAGGAGGAAGCCATTCGCAGAGTGCTGAAACAG CTCGCAGAGGAAGCAGCCCTGGATGAAGCAAGTGGATTCAACATTCCTCCAGATCAGACCACCCAACCAACACCCTCACAACAGAACCTGCATaagaaggcaaagcaaaag AGCCAGACTCCAACCACCACAGCTCTTGCCAGCACAGATGACAGTGATGAGGATGAGTTACCCTGGTGCTGTATCTGCAATGAAGATGCCACTTTGCGCTGTCATGGCTGTGATGGGGACCTCTACTGCCAACGCTGTTTTCG GGAAGGCCATGATGAGTTTGACTTGAAGGACCACCACACCTCCTGCTATCATCTTCCGTGCAAGTAG